One window of the Bacteroidota bacterium genome contains the following:
- a CDS encoding DUF3109 family protein — protein MFAVGNVLVTDELLDAPFACHLGACHGGCCVQGDSGAPLAPEERQELEKIFPQVRNDLRAEAIEVIEKDGVWEEIEPQRYATTCVNDAECVFVTYDGPVAKCAIEKAYFEGRISFRKPVSCHLYPLRAERYGDVDALNYEQIPLCKPAIKNGAENNIQLLDFLREPLVRKYGEAWYEQFRLACEERREALGMQQK, from the coding sequence ATGTTTGCTGTGGGTAATGTACTGGTCACAGATGAGTTGCTCGATGCTCCCTTCGCATGCCACCTCGGTGCGTGTCATGGGGGCTGTTGTGTTCAGGGAGATTCCGGTGCACCGCTGGCCCCTGAAGAGCGCCAAGAACTCGAGAAAATATTCCCCCAGGTACGAAATGACCTTCGTGCTGAAGCCATTGAGGTTATTGAAAAAGATGGCGTTTGGGAAGAGATAGAACCCCAGCGATACGCAACAACCTGTGTAAATGACGCAGAATGCGTTTTTGTGACTTACGACGGACCAGTTGCCAAGTGTGCAATTGAAAAAGCGTATTTCGAAGGCAGGATTTCGTTCAGGAAACCAGTTTCGTGTCATCTGTACCCCCTCCGCGCTGAGCGGTATGGTGATGTGGACGCACTGAATTATGAACAAATCCCCCTTTGCAAACCGGCCATCAAAAACGGGGCTGAAAATAACATTCAATTGCTAGATTTTCTTCGCGAACCGCTTGTGCGAAAGTATGGCGAAGCATGGTATGAACAATTTCGTTTAGCTTGCGAAGAGCGCCGGGAGGCGCTAGGAATGCAGCAAAAATAG